TGAGCGTCGTCGGATCCGAAATATGAGGAGCACTCCAACTTCCTGAATAAAGTATATTGTCATTCAAGTCTTCCCCTTCAATTGCATCGTTCCTTAAAAAATCCATTCGTTCTCTTTCAAAACTTTCCCAGATCTGCTCAATTTCACGATAAGAGGATTCCAATTGAGAAGGGGTCTGCCAAAGCCGATTGACCGAGAATACAATGAGACTTGGATAGATAAGGACCAGGGTGCTCCATATCACCATTGACACCATCAGGGCAGTCGCGGTTCGGCGCGTGATTGCCGAGATTAACAATCCTATAAGATAAAAAGCGGAGAGATATATGATTGAGGTAAGTAAAATACCACTAATCCGGAGCCAATCATCTCCCGTGAGCAAAATCGACTCAGATACAGAAAATAAGATGAGTGCGAGTAGCAAACTCATGACTACAGGAAGCGTCAGACAAGCCAGCGCACTGATATACTTTGCCAACAGAATAACGGGACGACTGACGGGGTTTGCCATCGTCAAACGGAGCGTGCCTGCTTCCCGTTCCCCAGCGATTGCATCGTGGGCGAAAAGCAGTGCCAGTAAACTGAGAATTACCTGAAAAATCAGAACCAAATCGACGCTGGAAAACAGGTTGAGGAAAGGATTATCGGCACTGTGTGATAGGGTATCCCAAAGGGTTGGAACAAGGGTATGCCTGACAGTGATAGAGTTGCCGATCCGTCGATCTAAACCTGCATTGAAAATGCTCAGTGGGTTGGGTGGTCGGTCTATGCGAATTCCTCCATCTATCTCCGAATAAGTCCTTGTTCTTCTTAAAAACCTCTGACGGTGTTCCTTCACTGCGGTATCGTAACTTGTCAGACGGCGCTCGTAATCGGCAATTAAGACAACGGTATTCGCAACAACCAACGACAGTGTGACGACCATCGCAACGAGAAACCGAAAGGTCATAAGATTGGCGAGCAATTCTCGCCGAACGAGAATCAGAAACATGGGGTTATCACTTAATCTGTCCCTTCTAAAATACCCGCATATTTTCGGGTTTTACTATAAACAATGTGATACCGTTCACACTCTTACGCTATTGTAGTGTTAAGACGCGATTTCGGACAGGAAATATTGCATTATAAGAAAAAATTGAAAAAAGTCTGGATTTTTTAGGAAGTGTTCGGAAAGATTAGGAGTTGTGTTCAGACCGCTGGGAAGCGAACTGGGTTGCAATATGTGAGGGCTGTTCAATTACCATTAGAGGGTAACCAAACAGCCCCAACAAAGTGCGAGGTTAAAAACCGCGCTTAGATACAAAAATCCTATTCAAAACCGCTGACTTTCGCAGCTTCAGGTGCGCTCGTCGGAAGTTCCTTCTGGGCTAACGTATCTTCAGGTACATAACCGGAATAGTCAGAAATCTGACCGTGCGTCAACGCATACACCACAACGTTCGTCATGAAACGATAGACACCGGGTGAATAGTGGANNNNNNNNNNNNNNNNNNNNNNNNNNNNNNNNNNNNNNNNNNNNNNNNNNNNNNNNNNNNNNNNNNNNNNNNNNNTTTCGGCGGACGTGTGCCCCACCAGAAGATGTCGTATCCGACAGGGGGACCACCCATTTCATAGAAGTTATCGTAAATCTCGTGCTCGTTCGCAATACGTTCAATCTGATACTCAGGCATGACGTAACGCATCTGTGCGAGGAAGAGACGAATCATCGCTTGCGCAGGTGCGTTCACACCGCAGTCGTCAAAGACGAGGAATCCACCTTTTTCAACGAGATAGCGACGCATACCAGCGGCTTCAGTCTCAGTGAGACGGCTATCCATTTTACCACCACCATACTGCCGTCCGAGCAAGTTACGAGAACGGGTGAGTGACGGATCGTGTCCTGTCATAAAGACGAAGGGTGTTTTGAAGAGGTTAGCATCGGTAAGTTTCAATGCGCCACCTTCAACGTTCATGTCGGTTTTAATCTTCGTACGCTCGTTGAGCCATTTCGTCAATGCGTTGAGGGAAGAAGCATCAGCCCACCAGTCAGAGAGACTGTGACGGATCCGTGTGAAACGGAAGACGCCTCGGATGTCCTTACCTTTACCGATAACGCGTCCACCGGGTTCGCCTCTGGGCAGGGGTGGTACTTCAACGTTACCGAGTGTGATGTTTTCAACGACATCGCCGAGCGCATCGCGTGCGGCACCGACGTTTTCAACCATTGCGAGTCCGGGTGGACGTTCAAAAGCGACCTTCACCTGCACAACGCTGCCTGCGACACCACGACCGATGTTAGCCGGTCCAGCGGAGGGGGCAGTTGCGACAGGGGCAGAGAACGCCAAGGCACCAGGGGCATCCGAAACAGGTAGGTCAGCGTGTGTTACAACTGTCGGCACGGGTGCGTTCGGCGTAACCACTCTTGGTACATTCGGATTAATCGGTGCGTCCACTCTGACGGTTTGGTTTGAAAATTCGAGCACTGTCTGCGGTTGGAAATTCGACTTCGCAACAAACGCAGTCGTTACACGAGGCTGTACTTGAACCTGTTCGACGACGACGGTGTTTTGTGTTGGAACCGTCGGCTTAATAATAGGTTTTACAACAGGTTTGCGGACCTTAGGCTTCGGTGGCTCCTTGGGTTGGAGCACTTCAGCACCCACGAGATCTTTGAACTGTTCAGTTTGCGTGACGAGATAAATGCCAGCAATGAACGCTATGACCGCGTGAAGTACCAATGAAGTCATCAAGGCACCTGAGGTTCGTTTTGCACTCATTCGTTATTACCTCCAAGGGAAATTTGCGTATCCTACAGAAAATAAAAAGTTGTTGATGCAGGGATATATGCAATTTCCGTGCCAATGTGATAAACACTGAATTGGCGATGAATCCCTGCATCAAACGGGTTAAGCTGCACGAAAAGGGGCAATCTCTTTTTAAGCTGCACAAAAAGGGGCAGTCTTTAGCAACCGTGTGCACCAAAATCGGACTTATTCGACTTTGTCGGCAGCTGTTGTAAAGAAGCGGCCTGCCTCCTTAAGCCGGGGTTTACCTTTGTGAAAGCCAAAGATGCCAAGGTTATTTTCGGTACTGCTATCCAACTCGTGGATCTTCCACCCATCCTTTTCCTCTTTCACCAGATAGAGATGCGTTTCGCCAGGAAACGCGCCTTTGTAACAATTGTAGCCTATGGCACTCGCTTCAATTTTGCTGCCTTTATAGCGAATCCAAAAATCTGTCAATTGGTCGTTCTGACCCCATTTGGATCCCTTTGTCCCGATGCCGATCCACAGACCTTCGATAGCGATTTCAACATTCCTCCAGCCGAAGGCGATTGGCACCGGTTCATTTCCGGCAAAGATTGTTCCGAAGGCAACCTTGCCGTCATTCGTCCGGAAAGTCTCCCCAATGGCTTTGAGATCGTTGTCGTTAAAGGCTTTGTAGAAGGCAGCATAGACCTCTTGAATTGCGGCTTTTTCTGCTGCGAAGTCGATAGGCGGTTTCGCAGCAACTGCTGGCGTATCAGAACTCGTAGATGAGGCACTTTCTGTCGGCTTTTCAGCGGATTCCTCTTCGGTGTCGCCACCACATCCTACAATGCCGACGCTCATGATGCCTACTGCGAAAAGGACAAGCACGAGCCACGTTAATCTCGATTGCATTTTTCTAAATTCCTCCTTTAGATTCATTACATTGCTTGCAAGCGAGCGTTGCAAGCCGGTCGCATCCAAAAAAAAAATCGCGCTTTCCAGTTTCCCAAATGCGTATCAGGCAAAGATTCGCCGCTTAATGGCTAAGATACACTTTCCATGGATGCTGTTTAAGACATTATAACGTCTTTACAAAAATATGTCAAGTTAATTTGTCACCGCTGATGCCTGTTGCTGTTTAGGGTCCAATTTCTCAATTTTCGTCAAATAAGCAGCCGCTTCAAGAGTCTGAATTACATGAGAAACCTGAATTTCGGACATACACCCCGCTTTTCCAAATCGACAGGTCGTACCTAAACAGGGACAGTCAGACTTCCGCTGAATCGTTTGACACTTTTCACCCGCTGGACCGAAACGGGTCGGATCTCCGGGTCCATACAATCCAATTGTCTGTGTGCCAACGGCAGCAGCGAGATGCATCGGGCCGCTATCGTTCCCGATAAACACATTGCATGTGGGCAAGATTGATGCCAACTGTGTCAGCGTCGTTTTGCCAGCGATATTGATTGATTCACCTCGCATCAGTGCTTGGATTTCGGTGATGATCGGTATTTCATCTTCCACACCGACAAACAGAATGTGTGCACGTTTTTGGGCAATCAGCCAATCCGCTAATTCGGCATACCGCTCAGGCAGCCACCGTTTCAGTACAATCGGGGACCCAGGATGGATAGCAACCAACGGGTGTTGCCTCTCAATCTGATATGTGGCAAGGAAATCGGATGCCCATTTTTTATCTTCTGCTGTTACTGCGAAGATTGCGGTTTGGACAGGCGTTGGGATGCCGACTTGCCTTAAGACATCGAGATTACGCGTCGTTTCGTGAGTCCCACTGAATTGTGCCAAACCTAATTTGTTTGCAACTTGTAGGGCTCCACGACTGAGTCGTTTCGGCGTGAGTCGTCCGAATGCAAACCAGACAGTCCGCCAATCGCTGCGGAGTTCCACCATCAGATCGTATTTTTGACAGCGTAACTCTCGGTAGAGCTTAAACGTTTCTCTGAGCGATGTCGGCTGCCCTGTGCGGCAAAAAGCGGGTGAATTGTATTCTATCACGTGATTGACATCAGGATGCTTCTCTAAAACGACGCGACTCCACGCACCGGTGAGTGCGTGCAGTTCAGCGTTTGGATACGCTCGACGGAGATTCGAAAACACCGGTGTTGCTAACAGGACATCTCCGAGATGGTCGAGTTTGATAACAAGGATTCGTTCCGGCGCGAAAGATTTCGGAAACCAACGTTTCCGATAAAAAAGCCACTGCACGACAGCGGAAGCGATTAGCGTGAGAATTTCGGGCGCGTTCTGAAACATCTTTTTGCAGTTTACTGAATTTGTGGGGATTTGTCAAAAGGAATTCCGTCCAGTGAATCCGTAGTGGTCCGCCAGCCGCCGCGAACGTGTATCGCTAATCCACCGCTCACACGCAATATCTCCCGAAAGAATCTTCTAACATCTCTCTATCCCACCCGACTGTCGACTCACAAATTTTGTTATACTGTTCATTATTTGAACAAATTTGTCCATTTTCTTTTACAAAAATCAGATAAAATAGCAAAATAAGGTAGGTTTTGCTATTTTTCGGACTGGCACCGTCCTTGCTAAACATTATATTGGAGTTCCTTACGAGATATATAGAGTTACTCGGATACTCAAAACAAAAAGGCAGTGGATGTGGAATCGTCCCCAAAATTATTCAAATAATTTCTAAGAGGTATTGGAGGCATCTATTATGTTTGTAAGAATCAATAAAGTCTTGACACGACAGACTTATCGAACGATGAAGGACAATTACTCATGAAGACGAACACACGCATACACTTCTTATTCACTCTTGGCTTACTATTTCTTGCCCTCAGTTGTGGGCCTGATGGGAGTGACATCCTACGCCCCTCTGACATATTCGATGTCACACAAACATTGCTCGCGGAAACGAAGGAGTCCCCTAACACTCAGGCTCCGCTTGACTCTCAGGACACCTATAACACAGTGCTTGCACCTATCCTCACAGAACGTTGCGCTATTAGAGGTTGTCACGTTACTGGTGGTCCAAAGAACCTTGATTTTACTACATATAGCAGCTTCACGAAAGGTGGCGATGATGGCGCAATATTTATCCCGGGCAATGCTAAAGATAGTACTGTTATTAAGGAGATCGTTTCAGGCAGAATGCCGCCTTACGGGGATCCGTTGACTCCTGCCCAAATTCAGGCATTTCGGGATTGGATTAATCAAAGTGCAGCCGATGACAGTTCAGGTGCCGATAAACCTGACAGCCAGGCCTCCGTTTTGCTGGATACACCCGATGCAGTTGAAATAACCCATTACAGCAATTGGCAACTCACAGAACGCACACCGCCTATGGTTCGTGATGGTATAACGATATTTACAAAGGTCGTGTTTGCTAAAAATGCGCCTTATAGAGTTGCCAATGATTCCTCGGCGCGTCCGGATATAAGATATATATTATCGAGATCTGACGGGAGCAAAGTGGAGAGGCGTTATAGTATTGTACCGCGCGACTCTACTGGTAGCGACTTTGTAAGTGCTGACTGCAAGCCTATAGAGGGCACAAAAGTATTTGTCTGTAAGTACACGCTTCCTGTTTCTGACTTCACGGAATTTTCTGTAAATATCCTCGGTATTGTACTTGATGGCACTTCGTTGAAGATCGACTCAAAACGGGTACCGGAACAACAAGAAGTACTTCAACAACAACCAGTGCAACAACCCCCTACGCCTCAGGTTGTCTCCTTTGAACGCGATCTTTTGCCTATTCTGAGAGGACGGTGTGCGTTTGCTGGCTGTCATGTTGCTGGAGGTCCCGAAGGCATTGATCTCAGCACGTATGAAGCTTTTGCGAGGGGTGGAAACGATGGTCCCATCTTCATCCCTGGGAATCCCGCGAGCAGCGATATTATCGAAGAAATCGTTTCAGGAAGGATGCCACCCGGTGGACCCCGCCTGACAGATTCCCAGATCCAACTTTTCATTGACTGGATTAATCAACAAAAACCAACAGTTCTCAACCGAGACAATAATGTTGCTACTCGAACAACTTTCCCTCCAAGCACTGCAACGAGTAACGATGACGACGATGATGATCACGACGATGATGACCACGACGACGATCACGATGACGATGATGATGACGACGATCACGATGACGATGATGATCACGACGATGACCACGACGACGATGATGATGACGATGACCACCATGATGATTAGCAGGGATTCCAATATTGCTGCTACTTCACCGCTCCGTAGAGGCTGGTTTCAGACCAGCCTCTATATTTAAGCCCACCTCCTTCACTATTCAACAAAAAGCAAACCCAAACCCATTTGCATTCGTCAGATAGATTCTGATATACTATTTTCACTTGCTTTTACCCCTCACAGACGAATTTAAGCACATGCAATTTATCAAATACTTTTCAGAGATCGACGATGCCGACTTGCCGCGAGTCGGCGGAAAAGGGTTGAACCTCGGAAAACTGACGAGGACCGGGTTTCCAGTACCGAACGGTTTTTGTGTCACCACGGATGCCTATCGCTTGTCTGTTGAAGGTCTATTGGAACAGAATCAGAGTAACGTTAAAGACATCGAATTATCACCAGAACTCGTTGCAGAAATCCATGCGGCGCGAGAAACATTGCAGACAGCTGCGGTCGCAGTGCGTTCCAGTGCCACAGCAGAGGACCTGGCAGAAGCGAGTTTTGCGGGGCAGCAGGATACCTTTTTGAATGTAACACCCGATAAACTTTTAGACGCGCTGAAAGCCTGCTGGGCATCACTCTGGTCGGAACGAGCCATTGCCTATCGGCAGACGCAGAAGATCCCTGATGAAGGATTAGCAATGGCAATCGTTATTCAAGAAATGTGTGAATCAGATGTTTCTGGCGTGCTTTTTACTGTTGCTCCGTTTAATGAGAACGCCGCTATTATTGAATCGAATTGGGGATTAGGTGAGTCGGTTGTATCTGGTGCGATCACGCCTGATAGTTTTTACGTATCGCGGGATACAGGTGAGGTACTGGAAAGAAGTATCGCTACGAAATGCGAAATGGTAACTGCTGCTGGTGTCAGTGCGGTCCCCTCTGCACAGCAGGATACCCCAAGTTTAACGGACGCGCAACTGAAGGAGCTCACACAACTCGGCAGGCAGGTTGAAACCTACTATGGACAACCGATGGATATTGAATGGGCACTTGCAGACGGACAGTTTGTCCTGCTGCAGTCCCGTTACATTACTACATCCGCCGAACCTGTCACACATCTTAGTCAAACACATTCCATCTCCGAAGCAGATAAAGAAAGCATTGAGAAAATCCGTCAAGAGGAAATCCAGATATTGGAAGCACGTGCCGATGAACAGGGGACCGTTTGGTGTCATCATAATCTTGCGGAGGTGCTACCGGCTCCACTCCCGATGACGTGGGAGATTCTGAAGAAATTTATGTCGGGTGCGGGTGGGTTAGGTAAAGCGTATCAAGGCTTGGGGTTTTATCCAAGTGAGCGCGTCAATCATGAAGGGATTCTTGACCTGATATGTGGGCGGGTCTATGTTAATTTGAACCGTGAGGCGGAGCTCCATTTCGACGGTTTCCCATTTGCACACGATTTTAACGCCTTGAAGCAAAACCCACAAGCAGCGATGTATGCGCAGGCACAAACCGATATTACGCGGAGTAACGCCTCATTTTGGTTGAAACTACCGCTCCATATCATCCGTATGAGCAGAGCGGAGATGCGGCTGCGGCAGTGCCGCTCTGATTTCGGCCGATCGCTAACTGAAGAAGCATTTCCGGCGTTTCAAGCGGAAGTAGAAGCAGAGCGAAACATTTCATACTCAGACCTAACGGATATCGAATTAGTGACGAAGTTTGAAGAATGGTGTGCTAAAACACTGGACGACTTTGCACCGAAAGCCCTGACCGCTACACTCCTCGCCGGGTTTTCACTTCAACGATTGGAGGCGGCTCTTCAGAAGTGCTTGAATGAAACAGAAGTAAAAACTTCCGCGAGCAGGCTTATCAGTGGAATTTCTGGTAATCTCACCGTTGAAACCAACGAGAAATTGTGGGAAGTGGCAACAGGAAACTTGACCCTTACCGATTTCCTAAAAGATTACGGACATCGAGGCGTTGATGAGTTTGAATTAGCACAACCCCGTTGGCGCGAAGATACCACTTATCTTGAACAGATCGTCGCCTCTTTCCAACAAGAGAATGCTGAATCCTCTTTTTCTAAGGATGATGGGGCGAAGCAACAGATAGAACAACGTGAGTCGGCGGAAAAGGAACTCGCCGCACACCTGAAAAATAAAACGGGTTTAAGAAAGCAGATTGAGAGCGAACTGGACTTCACAAGACGCTACATGCCCTTCAGAGAGACAGCGAAATTTTACCTTATGCTCGGTTATGAACAGATTCGACGTGCCCTGCTTGAATTGGATCGCCGTTATCGACTCGATGGCGGTGTCTTCTATCTCGTGGCTGATGAATTACGACGACTCACAAACGGTGAGGTATTCAGTGATCTTATCACTGCCCGTAAGACGAAGCGCGAATTGATGTTACAAATTGAGGTGCCGGACGTTATCTTCAGTGATACATTGGATCAGATCGGTATCTCGATACCCCTCGAAGCGGTTGATACACTCACTGGAGTGGGCGTTTCGGCAGGTGTTGCAACAGGACACGCGCGCGTGCTTCTGACACCGACAGATGTGCGACCATCCGACAGGAATTATATTCTGGTATGCCCGTCAACCGATCCGGCATGGACCCCGCTTTTTCTGCCTGCAGCGGGACTGGTGATGGAGCGAGGGGGGATACTTTCACACGGTGCGGTCGTTGCCAGAGAATATGGCGTGCCTGCTGTGGCGAACATCCCGAACGCAACTCGCCGTATTGCTGACGGGCAGATGCTCCAAGTTGATGGGAATCATGGAACGATCTCAATTTTTTAGGCAGCCTCGTAGTGGGGAAACGGAATATGCTGCTACTCGACACCTATTCAGATAAACTTCAGCAGAAGCGTAGAAAAACTCGTCGAGCGTTTCTGGTTTCGCTGGTTCTACATGCCATTGCGACAATAATTATCGGTCTCGGTTATATTCAGTGGTATCGACCGATGCAACCTTCGGAGCCGCTTACTTCAGAAGCCATTGCGGTGACATCCCTCCAACGTTTTCATGTGAATAGTACCCGCAAACGTTCTATGCCGGCTACGCGGCGGTCAACGCCGACGCGTTCCAAAACCTCGCCCGCTCTTAAGCAAAACGTTGCGAAACTGGTGCATTCAGCACCGCCAACCGCTTCGAGTGCCGCTATTCCCGTGCTGAGGACAGACGCTCGGTTACCAATGGCTGAGACATCCCTGCGCGAGCAGACCACAGAAACGCTTGCGTGGAAAACGATTGCGACCACGCAGACCCAAACACCTACCATCGCACCCAAGCCAAAAACTGGTCAAGGCGAGACTGCGATGAACACAGCAGATACTAACAGTCCTGCTCAACCGATTGACAGAGACGCACGGATGGGAGAGGCATTAGAAGGTATCGCGGAGAGCGTCGCTGACGGTAACACCGAAACCGCTGTTGACCTCGTTTTTCTGCTTGACATTAGCGGAAGCATGATAGATAATATCCGTGCAGTCGGTAGACAGCTGAATCGGATGGTAACGGTGTTTGAAAAGGATGGTATTGATTTCAC
The sequence above is drawn from the Candidatus Poribacteria bacterium genome and encodes:
- a CDS encoding DUF4159 domain-containing protein, coding for MSAKRTSGALMTSLVLHAVIAFIAGIYLVTQTEQFKDLVGAEVLQPKEPPKPKVRKPVVKPIIKPTVPTQNTVVVEQVQVQPRVTTAFVAKSNFQPQTVLEFSNQTVRVDAPINPNVPRVVTPNAPVPTVVTHADLPVSDAPGALAFSAPVATAPSAGPANIGRGVAGSVVQVKVAFERPPGLAMVENVGAARDALGDVVENITLGNVEVPPLPRGEPGGRVIGKGKDIRGVFRFTRIRHSLSDWWADASSLNALTKWLNERTKIKTDMNVEGGALKLTDANLFKTPFVFMTGHDPSLTRSRNLLGRQYGGGKMDSRLTETEAAGMRRYLVEKGGFLVFDDCGVNAPAQAMIRLFLAQMRYVMPEYQIERIANEHEIYDNFYEMGGPPVGYDIFWWGTRPPK
- the waaF gene encoding lipopolysaccharide heptosyltransferase II, yielding MFQNAPEILTLIASAVVQWLFYRKRWFPKSFAPERILVIKLDHLGDVLLATPVFSNLRRAYPNAELHALTGAWSRVVLEKHPDVNHVIEYNSPAFCRTGQPTSLRETFKLYRELRCQKYDLMVELRSDWRTVWFAFGRLTPKRLSRGALQVANKLGLAQFSGTHETTRNLDVLRQVGIPTPVQTAIFAVTAEDKKWASDFLATYQIERQHPLVAIHPGSPIVLKRWLPERYAELADWLIAQKRAHILFVGVEDEIPIITEIQALMRGESINIAGKTTLTQLASILPTCNVFIGNDSGPMHLAAAVGTQTIGLYGPGDPTRFGPAGEKCQTIQRKSDCPCLGTTCRFGKAGCMSEIQVSHVIQTLEAAAYLTKIEKLDPKQQQASAVTN
- a CDS encoding ABC transporter permease subunit, with amino-acid sequence MFLILVRRELLANLMTFRFLVAMVVTLSLVVANTVVLIADYERRLTSYDTAVKEHRQRFLRRTRTYSEIDGGIRIDRPPNPLSIFNAGLDRRIGNSITVRHTLVPTLWDTLSHSADNPFLNLFSSVDLVLIFQVILSLLALLFAHDAIAGEREAGTLRLTMANPVSRPVILLAKYISALACLTLPVVMSLLLALILFSVSESILLTGDDWLRISGILLTSIIYLSAFYLIGLLISAITRRTATALMVSMVIWSTLVLIYPSLIVFSVNRLWQTPSQLESSYREIEQIWESFERERMDFLRNDAIEGEDLNDNILYSGSWSAPHISDPTTLKYSKAEIRYIRIKPEAEPLMPHVKAYFQFSEPRRIRAAERTWQIRQKALDQVYVHKANVAKNLMRFSPTAMYDFATEAWAGTDFHGIEDFITAVQRYRQTIIDYLYDKKAFSSRKWFAVDQGEVDWNDLPRFSYRRRDIWKGIQHASGDIACLLLINVVLFMTTFLIFVRQEV
- a CDS encoding VWA domain-containing protein — its product is MLLLDTYSDKLQQKRRKTRRAFLVSLVLHAIATIIIGLGYIQWYRPMQPSEPLTSEAIAVTSLQRFHVNSTRKRSMPATRRSTPTRSKTSPALKQNVAKLVHSAPPTASSAAIPVLRTDARLPMAETSLREQTTETLAWKTIATTQTQTPTIAPKPKTGQGETAMNTADTNSPAQPIDRDARMGEALEGIAESVADGNTETAVDLVFLLDISGSMIDNIRAVGRQLNRMVTVFEKDGIDFTLGIVIFRYLEGDTIIHPQTRDSEKYKRLLTSHVVAAAGDERAHNAIIKTIRRVNFREGVNRRFILVTDEASKGSYTLPEVLAQCFQNNIIVDVIGINHTTHRALTTKTGGLWYPIPIQE